From a region of the Bradysia coprophila strain Holo2 chromosome X unlocalized genomic scaffold, BU_Bcop_v1 contig_173, whole genome shotgun sequence genome:
- the LOC119068167 gene encoding uncharacterized protein LOC119068167 encodes MANFCHDQYDHPLLWCEDKRRAEERRVAKESLALVKHRKEIEQAKKIRDRNEYRDMIVKHCPWGRPGGGAPNEQIRRGNILLEGLYPESGNDCRKYILPPCTKVNKIGGGGAPLRSASGRILTQFRDDPNICFSDSMRNHVDIDLRYKSSPKNKMTYKMQLDKIIAEKEKMNQRRSSDLLKHDPWGKAGPGGAPWRNPREIGQSFMKSMGWTDKNTLQSLDTENKKMTPPDIQPKNHESIRENPEHSKPSTMHETSTSIIPQNCCCHNCCCGCGTKFYPNKTSPRNENQSPNKKCGNPQDYDGSNQKHKSKKSSNNQKSKSSGEKERPPRIKRLCMLNGGVELVPLLARRRAMQRPVNLSTTDVTKNPNANKLEEKDHLNELCRQINQKQRRIEINKEIDKQSSQNHFENLDSFWGRPGHGAPKSTRNKLNLNDLLYRVPFKAEFVL; translated from the exons ATGGCAAATTTTTGTCACGATCAATACGATCATCCACTACTTTGGTGTGAAGACAAGCGACGGGCTGAAGAACGAAGAGTGGCTAAAGAAAGTTTGGCATTGGTAAAACATCGAAAAGAAATTGAGCAAGCTAAAAAAATACGGGATCGCAATGAG TATCGTGATATGATTGTGAAGCATTGTCCATGGGGACGTCCAG GCGGAGGTGCACCAAACGAACAAATTAGACGAGGAAATATTTTACTGGAAGGACTTTATCCGGAATCAGGAAAC GACTGTAGAAAGTACATTCTACCGCCGTGTaccaaagtaaataaaattggtgGCGGAGGAGCGCCATTACGTAGTGCTTCCGGTCGGATATTAACACAATTTAGAGATGATCCAAATATATGCTTCAGCGATTCAATGAGAAATCACGTAGATATCGATCTGCGATACAAATCATcgccgaaaaataaaatgacatACAAGATGCAATTAG ATAAAATCATAGCTGAAAAGGAGAAAATGAACCAAAGAAGAAGTTCAGATCTG CTTAAACATGATCCATGGGGGAAAGCTGGTCCTGGTGGCGCTCCATGGCGGAATCCTAGGGAAATAGGACAGTCGTTCATGAAGTCTATG GGATGGACAGATAAAAATACGCTTCAATCCCTTGacactgaaaataaaaagatgaCTCCGCCTGACATACAACCAAAGAACCATGAGTCAATACGTGAAAATCCAGAACACTCAAAACCATCAACGATGCATGAAACAAGCACTTCAATAATTCCACAAAACTGTTGTTGTCACAACTGTTGCTGTGGCTGTGGTACTAAATTTTATCCCAACAAAACATCACCGAGAAACGAAAATCAAAGTCCGAACAAAAAATGTGGCAATCCCCAAGATTATGACGGAAGCAATCAGAAGCACAAAAGCAAAAAATCGTCGAATAATCAGAAGAGTAAATCGAGCGGGGAAAAAGAGCGACCGCCTCGGATAAAACGACTATGTATGCTGAACGGTGGTGTGGAATTGGTGCCGCTATTAGCTCGTCGCAGAGCCATGCAACGTCCAGTCAATTTGTCTACAACGGATGTGACTAAAAATCCAAATGCCAATAA GTTGGAAGAAAAGGATCACCTCAATGAACTTTGTAGACAAATCAACCAAAAGCAGCGTAGAATTGAG ATCAACAAAGAAATCGATAAACAGTCGAGCCAGAATCACTTCGAGAATCTGGATTCATTTTGGGGTCGTCCGGGACATGGGGCACCAAAGTCAACcagaaacaaattaaatttgaacgaTCTACTTTATCGGGTTCCATTTAAAGCAGAATTTGTTCTCTAA
- the LOC119068168 gene encoding protein spindle-F isoform X1, which yields MSKYSIHYTKTQLVRVVLFSLLHHLQTIRIHFCLIRDTKIRTMSASKQENSKEDVAAYCALHVALQTMKERCLALQERLVSIENENINYKREAEPDSKSNSSNNEQNGRNEIELLRMKVTELTRQKSQLNEHISMIATENRQLWQRLTKLTKDGQSVEDMQAIIKDMTNSTTSATHQNLIRSKTFTQNSPNPMLRQKLSVLANVRGEEENGSLEEISLKVLNDFLQGKADFEKKCGEIIPATNVQPNLLGFGYLNDEAIDADLQSDTKKCLDGMSEIKKELLRQQSDLKVALSSLRQRKVLEICSTCQANPKKPATADKLIETEDILTHRLDDKSMILKMSSDETIAQIDFVEEKRVADCIDKMCPMCGKVYSGGIKFDDFRDHVESHFIDDSDLDTSVERNYEIISHAVGNF from the exons atgtcaaaatattcaatcCACTACACCAAAACACAGCTTGTACGAGTCGTACTGTTCTCTTTG TTGCATCATCTGCAAACCATCCGGAtccatttttgtttgataCGTGATACGAAAATTCGCACAATGAGTGCATCAAAGCAGGAAAATTCGAAAGAGGATGTGGCTGCTTACTGTGCATTGCATGTCGCCCTACAAACAATGAAAGAAAGATGTTTAGCCCTACAAGAACGATTGGTGTCCATTGAGAACGAGAATATAAATTATAAACGGGAGGCTGAACCAGATAGCAAATCGAACTCATCAAACAATGAACAAAATGGACGCaacgaaattgaattattgcGAATGAAAGTGACTGAATTGACTCGACAGAAATCCCAATTGAATGAACACATATCGATGATAGCCACGGAAAATCGTCAGCTGTGGCAACGGCTAACGAAACTGACAAAGGACGGCCAGAGTGTGGAAGACATGCAAGCTATCATTAAGGATATGACAAATAGCACAACTAGTGCGAcacatcaaaatttgattcggTCGAAAACATTTAcacaaaattcaccaaatccGATGCTCAGACAAAAGTTGAGTGTGTTGGCCAACGTACGGGGTGAGGAGGAGAATGGTAGTTTGGAGGAGATTTCGTTGAAAGTGTTGAATGACTTTCTGCAAGGGAAGGCCGATTTTGAGAAGAAATGCGGCGAAATAATTCCAGCAACGAACGTACAGCCCAACTTATTGGGATTTGGTTATTTGAATGATGAAGCCATTGATGCTGACCTGCAAAGTGATACAAAGAAATGTTTGGATGGAATGTCGGAAATAAAGAAAGAATTGCTGCGACAACAAAGCGATTTGAAGGTAGCGTTAAGTAGTCTGCGACAAAGGAAAG TTTTAGAGATATGTTCGACCTGCCAAGCCAATCCGAAGAAACCAGCCACCGCCGATAAGCTCATCGAAACTGAAGACATTCTGACACACCGTTTGGATGACAAATCAATGATCCTGAAAATGTCGAGCGATGAAACCATAGCTCAAATCGATTTCGTCGAGGAGAAACGGGTGGCCGATTGCATCGATAAAATGTGTCCAATGTGCGGCAAGGTGTACAGTGGTGGAATCAAATTCGATGATTTTCGGGATCACGTCGAATCGCATTTCATCGATGATAGTGATTTGGACACGAGTGTGGAGAGAAATTATGAGATTATTTCGCATGCTGTTGGCAATTTTTGA
- the LOC119068168 gene encoding protein spindle-F isoform X2, with amino-acid sequence MSASKQENSKEDVAAYCALHVALQTMKERCLALQERLVSIENENINYKREAEPDSKSNSSNNEQNGRNEIELLRMKVTELTRQKSQLNEHISMIATENRQLWQRLTKLTKDGQSVEDMQAIIKDMTNSTTSATHQNLIRSKTFTQNSPNPMLRQKLSVLANVRGEEENGSLEEISLKVLNDFLQGKADFEKKCGEIIPATNVQPNLLGFGYLNDEAIDADLQSDTKKCLDGMSEIKKELLRQQSDLKVALSSLRQRKVLEICSTCQANPKKPATADKLIETEDILTHRLDDKSMILKMSSDETIAQIDFVEEKRVADCIDKMCPMCGKVYSGGIKFDDFRDHVESHFIDDSDLDTSVERNYEIISHAVGNF; translated from the exons ATGAGTGCATCAAAGCAGGAAAATTCGAAAGAGGATGTGGCTGCTTACTGTGCATTGCATGTCGCCCTACAAACAATGAAAGAAAGATGTTTAGCCCTACAAGAACGATTGGTGTCCATTGAGAACGAGAATATAAATTATAAACGGGAGGCTGAACCAGATAGCAAATCGAACTCATCAAACAATGAACAAAATGGACGCaacgaaattgaattattgcGAATGAAAGTGACTGAATTGACTCGACAGAAATCCCAATTGAATGAACACATATCGATGATAGCCACGGAAAATCGTCAGCTGTGGCAACGGCTAACGAAACTGACAAAGGACGGCCAGAGTGTGGAAGACATGCAAGCTATCATTAAGGATATGACAAATAGCACAACTAGTGCGAcacatcaaaatttgattcggTCGAAAACATTTAcacaaaattcaccaaatccGATGCTCAGACAAAAGTTGAGTGTGTTGGCCAACGTACGGGGTGAGGAGGAGAATGGTAGTTTGGAGGAGATTTCGTTGAAAGTGTTGAATGACTTTCTGCAAGGGAAGGCCGATTTTGAGAAGAAATGCGGCGAAATAATTCCAGCAACGAACGTACAGCCCAACTTATTGGGATTTGGTTATTTGAATGATGAAGCCATTGATGCTGACCTGCAAAGTGATACAAAGAAATGTTTGGATGGAATGTCGGAAATAAAGAAAGAATTGCTGCGACAACAAAGCGATTTGAAGGTAGCGTTAAGTAGTCTGCGACAAAGGAAAG TTTTAGAGATATGTTCGACCTGCCAAGCCAATCCGAAGAAACCAGCCACCGCCGATAAGCTCATCGAAACTGAAGACATTCTGACACACCGTTTGGATGACAAATCAATGATCCTGAAAATGTCGAGCGATGAAACCATAGCTCAAATCGATTTCGTCGAGGAGAAACGGGTGGCCGATTGCATCGATAAAATGTGTCCAATGTGCGGCAAGGTGTACAGTGGTGGAATCAAATTCGATGATTTTCGGGATCACGTCGAATCGCATTTCATCGATGATAGTGATTTGGACACGAGTGTGGAGAGAAATTATGAGATTATTTCGCATGCTGTTGGCAATTTTTGA